A genomic region of Oryza glaberrima chromosome 1, OglaRS2, whole genome shotgun sequence contains the following coding sequences:
- the LOC127776687 gene encoding probable protein phosphatase 2C 7 produces the protein MAAHGGGGVEEDQAGSSSLCPPAAAAAAAAAAAAIARAARPPRPGRDKRLGVRHPLKHRRFCAGGKAAVAAGAREVGEATTVAEATATGPPKGSDEDDEARYICGGWKSDDGRMSCGYSSFRGRRANMEDFYDIKSSKVDDNQINLFGIFDGHGGSHAAEHLKKHLFENLLKHPSFITDTKSAISETYRKTDSDFLDAETNINREDGSTASTAIFVGNHIYVANVGDSRTVMSKAGKAIALSSDHKPNRKDERKRIENAGGVVTWSGTWRVGGVLAMSRAFGNRFLKRFVVAEPEVQEQEIDDDLEFLILASDGLWDVVSNEHAVAFVKAEEGPEAAARKLAEIAFARGSTDNITCIVVKFLHAKMAVDSASSGERS, from the exons atggcggcgcacggcggtggcggcgtggaggaggatCAGGCGGGGTCGAGCTCGCTGTGCCCAcctgctgcggcggctgcggcggcggctgcggcggcggcgatagcgagggcggcgcggcctcCGAGGCCGGGCAGGGACAAGAGGCTCGGCGTGCGGCACCCGCTGAAGCACCGGAGGTTCTGCGCGGGgggcaaggcggcggtggcggccggcgctAGGGAGGTCGGGGAGGCGACCACCgtggcggaggcgacggcgacggggcctCCGAAGGGGAGCGACGAGGATGACGAGGCTAGGTACATTTGCGGCGGATGGAAGAG TGATGATGGAAGAATGAGTTGTGGATACTCAAGCTTTAGAGGGAGAAGAGCAAACATGGAAGACTTCTATGACATAAAATCATCAAAAGTTGATGATAACCAAATAAACCTCTTTGGAATATTTGATG GTCATGGTGGTTCACATGCTGCTGAGCATTTAAAGAAGCACTTATTTGAAAATCTTCTGAAACATCCGTCATTCATCACTGATACAAAATCAGCAATAA GTGAGACCTACAGAAAAACTGACTCTGATTTCTTGGATGCTGAGACTAATATTAATAGAGAGGATGGGTCAACTGCATCAACAGCAATTTTCGTTGGTAACCATATCTATGTGGCAAATGTTGGTGACTCACGAACTGTGATGTCAAAGGCTGGCAAAG CTATTGCACTCTCTAGTGATCACAAACCAAATAGAAAAGATGAGCGGAAACGGATTGAGAATGCTGGAGGGGTTGTGACATGGTCTG GGACATGGAGGGTTGGTGGTGTACTAGCAATGTCTCGGGCTTTTGGTAATCGTTTCTTGAAGCGATTCGTTGTTGCTGAGCCTGAGGTCCAG GAACAAGAAATAGATGATGATTTGGAGTTTCTGATTTTGGCTAGTGATGGGCTGTGGGATGTGGTGTCCAATGAG CATGCCGTTGCATTTGTAAAGGCGGAGGAGGGCCCTGAGGCCGCAGCCCGGAAGCTGGCAGAGATTGCTTTTGCCCGTGGAAGCACCGACAATATAACATGCATCGTTGTAAAATTTCTCCATGCTAAGATGGCCGTAGATTCTGCCTCGTCTGGTGAGCGAAGTTGA
- the LOC127760776 gene encoding probable aldo-keto reductase 1 codes for MAEQAPLAPMPRVKLGTRGLEVSKLGFGCMGLTGAYNSPLDDDAGAAVIAHAFRRGVTFFDTSDVYGPLANEILLGKALKQLPREQVQVATKFGIRRGADGVRAVCGRPEYVRACCEASLGRLGVDYIDLYYQHRVDTTIPIEDTIGELKKLVEEGKVRYIGLSEASPDTIRRAHAVHPITAVQMEWSLWARDIEPEIVPLCRKLGIGIVPYSPIARGFFGGRGVTEQLSAESNLQGHPRFSAENLEKNKQLYLKTEELAKKHQCSPAQLALAWVLHQGDDVVPIPGTTKIKNLDANIDSLKVNLMDDDLKEISSQVREEDVAGGRQYTSFAHYTWKYADTPKK; via the exons ATGGCGGAGCAAGCTCCACTGGCGCCGATGCCTCGAGTCAAGCTCGGCACCCGGGGCCTAGAG GTGTCCAAGCTGGGGTTCGGGTGCATGGGGCTCACGGGCGCGTACAACTcgccgctcgacgacgacgccggcgccgccgtcatcgcgcACGCCTTCCGCCGCGGCGTCACCTTCTTCGACACCTCCGACGTCTACGGCCCCCTCGCCAACGAGATCCTCCTCGGCAAG GCGCTGAAGCAGCTGCCGCGGGAGCAGGTGCAGGTGGCCACCAAGTTCGGGATTCGGCGGGGCGCCGACGGCGTGCGCGCCGTGTGCGGCCGGCCGGAGTACGTGCGCGCCTGCTGCGAGGCCAGCCTCGGCCGCCTCGGCGTCGACTACATCGACCTCTACTACCAGCACCGCGTCGACACCACCATCCCCATCGAGGACACG ATTGGTGAGCTCAAGAAATtggtggaggaggggaaggtGAGGTACATTGGGCTATCGGAGGCGAGCCCTGACACCATCAGGCGAGCTCATGCCGTGCACCCAATCACTGCAGTTCAGATGGAGTGGTCTCTCTGGGCTCGTGACATTGAACCCGAAATTGTGCCGCTCTGCAG GAAGTTGGGCATTGGAATTGTTCCCTACAGCCCTATCGCCCGCGGGTTTTTCGGAGGGAGAGGAGTGACAGAACAATTGTCTGCTGAATCTAATTTG CAAGGACATCCACGATTTTCTGCTGAAAATTTGGAGAAGAATAAACAGCTTTATCTGAAAACGGAAGAGCTGGCCAAGAAGCACCAGTGCAGCCCTGCTCAGCTAGCTTTAGCTTGGGTTCTTCATCAAGGGGATGATGTGGTCCCAATACCAG GAACAACCAAGATAAAAAACCTAGATGCCAACATTGACTCCTTAAAGGTGAACCTCATGGATGATGACCTGAAAGAGATCTCTAGCCAGGTACGCGAAGAAGATGTCGCTGGTGGAAGACAGTATACCTCATTTGCACATTACACCTGGAAGTATGCTGACACTCCAAAGAAGTaa
- the LOC127776678 gene encoding uncharacterized protein LOC127776678: protein MAATSAANERSIAIPGPGYDQPAAQPAALAGGGDEDEGAWKTAQKWLNRFVRVVAFVERTGNAVGTLAFTWATVVVLGGYSTDLREDFWYAMAIVFLEAYRVFSRQNKSDDKFLFKTTGGIRMLKLSSTLELLYFLNAVIVMLCLSVILTVVLTHVFPKKRYVPLVLAALLVLLARFPIIWLLKRANRPGSGRRVVAIVLRLTPLAAILALGCSLVLLYGAPPVTALASVLLLFMTFVLCQQLIAVREKIKRPAPLQRPTAAGEASPPPPSFAQRARLVLANTMLVVCPPLMVAFLTATFGFLGLYVVLTAVALGNFQIPAAVARVAISSARLAGRVDRVSTGNVNLVPSLKIFYGLVLAQGALYIVACLTDPFSVLLRRWLARRCKLGTRSVDLYYEHAYDAWMEDGLLAMEDANIVSFAVDSLGSGEPSRSRERVLAGVTVLHCFLRQRRGSKARLASSKIITSTNAIATLIGMLGWGAEEDRQIRLFAAKVIGEVAGELRIARFPGTVQLISSLLDAPSCSKKEQDSGGSTQTKAAAGNVNTDSTCCCCFPKPSCPRRIKNLWSAPDEEPLDDDEDALPIMGMLILEKLASDPENCAEIWRAANLVSKVIGFIACSSNEAQRNRRPITASSLKLVAKLAGAKGEIGVTLRRKISDHPFLVSSLAGILEDDGAGTEEWAPAMDILAKLCVNADTRQEVGEIAAIITRLVQEFFPSQQDQQASSTQDDRQLRLAAGEALATLATESPGNCSAILKEFKGKYCDLVNDLKNMISARDEDGCRCAASLLQNLCAHSGDELRHIGFSDHLASALKVILEKILNTKGKQLEVLIGLAAQIHNAMPACFKDALESLANNTAEALVQKMVDTLNSSKKPSPECPRMRRAIVELAISIVETRTLLYGYAADFRKKGMVEALSKVKRTPSKVERYRLFFGDAGVVLERGLPLPDMVATAKGLIETASPSPGV from the exons ATGGCCGCAACAAGTGCAGCAAATGAGCGTAGCATAGCCATCCCGGGCCCGGGTTATGATCAGCCTGCAGCACAGCCAGCCgcgctggccggcggcggcgacgaggacgaggggGCGTGGAAGACGGCCCAGAAGTGGCTGAACCGCTTCGTCCGCGTCGTCGCTTTCGTGGAGAGGACGGGCAACGCCGTCGGCACGCTGGCCTTCACCTGGGCGACCGTCGTCGTGCTCGGTGGGTATTCCACGGACCTGCGCGAGGATTTCTGGTACGCCATGGCGATAGTCTTCCTGGAGGCTTACAG GGTGTTCAGCCGCCAAAACAAATCAGACGATAAATTCTTGTTCAAGACCACGGGAGGAATCAGAATGCTCAAGCTGTCTTCAACCCTGGAGCTGCTGTATTTTCTGAACGCGGTGATCGTGATGCTGTGCCTCTCCGTCATCCTCACGGTCGTCCTAACCCACGTATTCCCGAAAAAACGGTACGTGCCGCTGGTGCTGGCTGCCCTGCTCGTGCTGCTAGCCAGGTTCCCCATCATCTGGCTCCTCAAACGAGCGAACAGACCAGGGTCAGGGCGCCGCGTCGTCGCGATAGTACTGCGGCTGACCCCCCTGGCCGCGATACTGGCCTTGGGCTGTTCACTGGTGCTGCTGTACGGCGCTCCGCCGGTGACGGCGCTGGCATCCGTGTTGCTGCTCTTCATGACGTTCGTTCTGTGCCAGCAGCTGATAGCCGTGCGGGAGAAGATCAAGAGACCGGCGCCCCTGCAGCGCCCGACGGCTGCAGGTgaggcttcgccgccgccgccgtcgtttgcCCAGCGCGCGCGGCTGGTGCTCGCCAACACTATGTTGGTCGTCTGCCCACCCTTGATGGTTGCCTTCCTGACGGCGACGTTCGGCTTCCTGGGGCTGTACGTGGTGCTCACGGCGGTGGCGCTCGGCAACTTCCAGATCCCGGCGGCCGTCGCCCGCGTCGCCATCTCGTCGGCGCGCCTCGCCGGCAGGGTGGACCGCGTGAGCACGGGCAACGTCAACCTCGTGCCGTCGCTCAAGATCTTCTACGGGCTTGTGCTCGCCCAGGGCGCGCTCTACATCGTGGCGTGCCTGACGGATCCCTTCTCCGTCCTCCTCCGGAGATGGCTGGCGCGGCGCTGCAAGCTCGGGACAAGGTCCGTCGACCTGTACTACGAGCACGCCTACGACGCGTGGATGGAGGACGGCCTGCTCGCCATGGAGGACGCGAACATCGTCAGCTTCGCCGTCGACTCCCTCGGCTCCGGCGAACCCAGCCGCAGCCGCGAGAGGGTCCTTGCTGGGGTCACCGTCCTTCACTGCTTCCTCCGGCAACGAAGAGGCTCCAAGGCCCGGCTTGCTTCATCGAAGATCATCACCTCCACAAACGCCATTGCCACCTTGATCGGCATGCTGGGATGGGGCGCCGAAGAAGACCGGCAAATCAGGCTGTTCGCGGCGAAGGTCATCGGCGaggtcgccggtgagctccggATCGCCAGGTTCCCTGGCACCGTGCAGCTGATATCTTCACTCCTTGATGCTCCATCTTGCTCGAAGAAAGAACAAGACAGTGGAGGCTCAACACAGACAAAAGCAGCTGCAGGCAACGTTAATACTGACTCGACCTGCTGCTGTTGCTTCCCCAAGCCCAGTTGCCCGCGACGAATCAAGAATCTATGGTCAGCTCCAGACGAGGAGCctctcgacgacgacgaagacgcgCTCCCGATAATGGGGATGCTGATCCTCGAGAAGCTTGCTTCCGATCCCGAAAACTGCGCAGAAATCTGGAGGGCAGCTAACCTCGTCTCGAAGGTGATAGGGTTCATAGCCTGCTCCAGCAACGAGGCACAGCGGAATCGACGACCCATCACCGCCTCGTCACTGAAGCTAGTCGCAAAGCTCGCCGGCGCCAAGGGGGAGATCGGCGTCACGCTCCGGCGGAAGATATCGGACCATCCTTTCCTAGTGAGCAGCCTCGCCGGGATCTtggaggacgacggcgccggcacgGAGGAATGGGCGCCGGCGATGGATATCCTCGCCAAGCTCTGTGTCAACGCCGATACGAGGCAGGAGGTCGGGGAAATCGCGGCGATCATTACCAGATTGGTGCAAGAATTCTTCCCCTCGCAGCAAGACCAACAAGCGAGCAGTACACAAGATGATCGCCAGCTGCGGTTGGCGGCAGGTGAAGCATTGGCGACGCTGGCAACGGAAAGCCCCGGCAACTGCTCGGCCATCCTCAAGGAATTCAAGGGAAAATATTGCGATCTTGTAAACGATCTCAAGAACATGATTTCGGCTAGGGACGAGGATGGCTGCCGATGTGCGGCAAGCCTGCTGCAGAATCTGTGCGCGCACTCCGGAGACGAGCTGCGCCATATTGGTTTCAGCGACCATCTTGCATCCGCCTTGAAAGTG attttggagaaaatattGAATACCAAGGGAAAGCAGCTAGAGGTCCTGATTGGGCTCGCAGCGCAGATTCACAACGCCATGCCTGCCTGCTTTAAAGATGCACTGGAATCCTTAGCCAATAATACAGCGGAGGCACTCGTTCAGAAGATGGTGGATACACTCAACTCCAGCAAGAAGCCGAGCCCTGAATGCCCCAGGATGAGAAGAGCAATAGTCGAGCTAGCGATTTCCATAGTAGAAACGCGCACTCTTCTGTACGGCTATGCAGCCGACTTCAGGAAGAAGGGGATGGTGGAGGCGCTTTCCAAGGTAAAGAGGACGCCGTCGAAGGTGGAGAGATACAGGCTCTTCTTCGGCGATGCAGGGGTGGTTTTGGAGCGTGGATTGCCTCTGCCTGATATGGTGGCCACGGCAAAAGGGCTAATCGAAACTGCATCTCCATCTCCAGGAGTTTAA
- the LOC127761408 gene encoding psbP domain-containing protein 5, chloroplastic, whose amino-acid sequence MAAAALLSPPPSPSPSPTPSSLHPRQALRFAVGTGGGGRARATSTGTRRRAALVPCSSSVSARGPASGGDGLALERRRLLLSGLVSSFVLVLPVSDSHAVAEMDEDVKMATLVDPINAYSFLYPVELPGKKFTFKWVESRKPERYSSAAPLSPDARQRIVSERVDMIHNVVISVSIGPPNSRFPPSKDKSKWDPKDVADWILAEKSSLKVTTGQRMTESSVLDAHSSDVDGEPYWYYEYLVRKSPTQSAPEPNLFRHNVACTAERDGYLYSLNASTLSKQWESMGPSLQKTVASFHLLPPTENYVPPYQDPWRFW is encoded by the exons atggcggcagctgctcttctctcccctcctccctctccctctccctcccccaccccGTCCTCGCTCCACCCCAGGCAAGCCCTCCGCTTCGCGGTTggcacaggaggaggagggcgcgcgcgcgccacgtcGACGGGGACGAGACGCCGCGCGGCGCTCGTCCCGTGCTCCTCCAGCGTGAGCGCGCGCGGCCCCGCTTCGGGAGGCGACGGGTTGGCCCTGGAGAGGAGGCGCCTGCTGCTGTCCGGCCTCGTGTCTTCGTTCGTGCTCGTCCTCCCGGTTTCAG ATTCGCATGCTGTTGCCGAGATGGATGAAGATGTGAAAATGGCTACGCTAGTTGACCCGATCAATGCATATTCTTTTCTTTACCCAGTTGAATTGCCAGGAAAGAAATTCACATTCAAATG GGTAGAATCCAGAAAACCAGAACGATATTCCTCTGCTGCACCACTATCTC CTGATGCACGGCAACGTATTGTATCGGAGCGAGTTGACATGATACATAACGTTGTCATCTCAGTCTCG ATTGGGCCGCCAAATTCACGTTTTCCGCCTTCCAAGGACAAGAGCAAGTGGGATCCAAAAGATGTTGCTGATTGGATTTTGGCTGAAAAATCTTCACTG AAGGTGACGACAGGCCAACGCATGACAGAGAGTTCTGTCCTTGATGCACACTCTTCAGAT GTCGATGGAGAACCATACTGGTACTATGAGTATCTAGTTCGGAAATCTCCTACACAATCT GCACCAGAACCAAATCTGTTTCGCCATAACGTAGCCTGCACTGCTGAACGAGATG GTTACTTGTACTCCTTGAATGCTTCAACACTCAGCAAGCAGTGGGAATCT ATGGGGCCTTCTTTACAGAAAACAGTGGCATCCTTTCACCTCCTACCCCCTACAGAAAATTATGTTCCTCCATACCAGGATCCATGGAGATTTTGGTGA
- the LOC127761416 gene encoding uncharacterized protein LOC127761416 — protein MFAPTFAVAAALAPPPPRGGGGGGGEFDHFVVVDFEATCERGRRIYPQEIIEFPAVLVDAATGRLVSAFRAYVRPRHHPRLTDFCRELTGIAQGDVDAGVGLAEALLRHDEWLRAAGVVEGGGRFAVVTWGDADCRTMLEQECRFKGIAKPAYFDRWVDLRVHFEAAFGRGGRRVKLQEAVRAAGLEWVGRLHCGLDDACNTARLLVELLRRGVPISITGSLPAAPPPLEQARKQQQQQEMQQLLVPCGAAVCCYCGVASTGGVMAMPGSTQRRCFYGCGNWTAVSGATCPFFLMGGVVDCPIN, from the coding sequence ATGTTCGCGCCGACGTTTGCGGTGGCCGCCGctctggcgccgccgccgcctcgaggaggcggaggcggaggaggggagttCGACCACTTCGTGGTGGTGGACTTCGAGGCGACGTGCGAGAGGGGCAGGCGGATCTACCCGCAGGAGATCATCGAGTTCCCCGCGGTGCTCGTGGACGCCGCCACGGGCCGCCTCGTGTCCGCGTTCCGCGCCTACGTCCGCCCGCGCCACCACCCGCGGCTCACCGACTTCTGCCGCGAGCTCACGGGGATCGCCCAGGGCGACGTCGACGCCGGGGTGGGCCTCGCCGAGGCGCTCCTCAGGCACGACGAGTGGCTGCGTGCGGCCGGGGTCGTCGAGGGCGGCGGGCGGTTCGCCGTCGTCACGTGGGGCGACGCCGACTGCCGCACCATGCTGGAGCAGGAGTGCCGGTTCAAGGGCATCGCGAAGCCGGCCTACTTCGACCGGTGGGTCGACCTCAGGGTCCACTTCGAGGCGGCGTtcggccgcggcgggcggcgggtgaAGCTGCAGGAGGCGGTCAGGGCGGCGGGGCTGGAGTGGGTGGGGCGCCTGCACTGCGGCCTCGACGACGCCTGCAACACGGCGCGCCTCCTCGTCGAGCTCTTGCGCCGCGGCGTCCCCATCTCCATCACCGGCTCgctgccggccgcgccgccgccgcttgagCAAGCTcgtaagcagcagcagcagcaggagatgCAGCAGCTGCTCGTCCCGTGCGGCGCGGCGGTGTGCTGCTACTGCGGCGTGGCGAGCACGGGAGGGGTGATGGCGATGCCGGGGTCGACGCAGCGGCGGTGCTTCTACGGCTGCGGCAACTGGACGGCGGTGTCCGGGGCGACGTGCCCCTTCTTTCTCATGGGCGGCGTAGTGGATTGTCCTATAAATTAG
- the LOC127777395 gene encoding uncharacterized protein LOC127777395 codes for MGEPSKELLDLPSEPKPPSLIESILVGRREQQQHKEGKCKAGPPTDPLPKSQVLGRVKDFLGEMAKANEKLHLDVKNKRPEEYDIEALTGNEKEYIEMDLLLGVADLHSEKAVEVAEATMNGFPPSGRSFACSSSDSEDDSDGSDEDSGDETNMSSKDADEPEAQASKGKKPNKRQKIVVLN; via the exons ATGGGGGAACCGAGCAAGGAGCTCCTGGACCTCCCCTCCGAGCCCAAGCCGCCATCCCTCATCG AGTCGATTCTCGTGGGGAGGAgagaacagcagcagcacaagGAGGGGAAGTGCAAGGCGGGGCCTCCCACCGATCCACTCCCCAAGAGCCAAG TTCTTGGAAGAGTGAAAGATTTCTTGGGAGAGATGGCAAAGGCGAACGAGAAATTGCATCTCGATGTAAAA AATAAGCGTCCTGAAGAGTATGATATCGAAGCGCTTACAGGGAACGAGAAGGAATATATTGAGATG GATTTGCTTCTTGGTGTAGCTGATTTGCATTCAGAGAAAGCTGTAGAAGTAGCTGAAGCAACAATGAACGGCTTCCCACCTTCAGGAAGGTCATTCGCTTGCAGCTCATCTGACTCTGAAGATGATAGTGATGGTAGTGACGAAGACAGCGGTGATGAAACAAACATGTCTAGCAAAGATGCGGATGAACCGGAGGCTCAAGCATCAAAAGGAAAGAAGCCCAATAAACGGCAGAAGATCGTTGTTCTTAACTAG